The DNA window gcttgtccagtcccctgctctgctcctggagtCCTGCAGGTTTTCCTGATATTTAACCTCCATTATCCTTGCTGCAGTCGCTGGACTCTGTTTCTGTGCTCGTTGGCCAGGAGGCAGGATCAGCCCCCGTCCTTTTCACCAGACCTCCCCGCCGATCTGCAGATGGCTGCAATTCCCCTGGGCCCTCTGCTGCAGACCGGCCACCCCTCGGCCTTGTCCTTTCCTGAGAGGTTTTACTGCCCAGGCGTTTGATCCCGGTGGCTGTTCTCGAACTCTCCCCAACCCTGCGTCCTGCCCAAAGTGCAGGGCTCAGCACAGAATGCAGCTTCCCACAAGGCCCGGACCGCCTCTGCCTGCAGTGTGCCTTCCCCCAAGAACTGCTCAGACTTCAGAAggacccagctcctcagcctgtccctccTCTGTGGACTCCTCACTGCTGGCTGGTCGCGGTGGCACTTTGCCTGCAGCTCTGAATGCTGGGCGCAAAGCTCCTCACGGCCAACCTGTCCCGAGCAAGGGGTATGTGCAATAACAAGGGTGATCTCCGCGCTGCTGCAGGACGGGACCAGCGGGGGGGTTCCCTGGGTGGCAGGAGGgaagctgtgcccccccccctcctggcgtagcagccagcccccccccccttacacacCCCCAGGCCGCCCGAGTGCTGCCAGCCCCGGAGTgccgggagggagggtgagcgggagacgcaccccacccccatccccagagcacagGCCGGTTCCCCTTACCCCCTCCCCACTTGGGGCCCCGGCCACGGGGGGAAgagcccccagcagcacagcccaggaagcaggaaggggcctgagtgtgggcagggccacgcaAGGCTGTTGGGGAggtacatcctccccctgcctttgataCCCACCGACCatggccctgggcccttttaaatcacgtgggtgggctgcagggctcccaGGGACGCACGGGGTGGTACTGGCTGCGGCGAAGGCAGCCGGGTGGGCACGTGGACGCCCTGGCCGAGCCGGAAGCCCATTcccagcagcgcagccggcagcaccgcccaaaaacctcagccatccctttccAGGGGGCCCATTGGCTGTTCTGCCGATTGCTGTCGGCCAGCCTGGAGATGGCATGTGCCCAGAGCTGGTCACACGTGTGCCCGGCCGCCTGCCTGAGGGGTCCAGTTAGAAACGcctgccatggggagggggcggcgttGGGCCAGAGCACCCCCCGCCCCGCTGGGAGAAAGCCCAGTACCACACCCATGAGGAACAACTCCTGACCTGCTCTGTCGGGGCGGGGTTAGCGCCCTCCATGGGACAGTCCCAGTAGGTCATGGGTCCTGTGGGACACTGGGGTCATCTGCATTGGGCTCTGCGCCCGGGCACCGGCTCTGGGGCACCAGCACCCCCACTTCCACAGAAGGCTGTCTTCAGCACCCCTTTCAAGGGGTTTGTGGGAAGATagcgctgctgggggaggggcgaacCCCATGCACAGAGGTGCCTGCCCCTGTGGAGAAGTGGGGGGCATGACTGACCCAATGTTGGCCAGGAAgtgtgtctaagacaaggttatggtttactggttataattatgctgtctatatgtgtgtatcagttttgtagttgaagttatgaatattagctctatactgtctgtatggaaaatttatgctatgcttctgggtgacatcccagacaagctgggattagctctgcctagcctgcttgatggcccattaaggaccatcagctatacaatggacccattgagagaaggcaaatatgccttgagactcagcaaagtatgcagggactggcccatgtgactccaggctccattttgctgtaattttccacagtaaggacaaagaggtgttcttacacctggaaaagactatataaggctgatgcctcatctccatcttgtcttcaatcctgcttcttatctctggagggactttgctacaaactgaagctctgaacaaaggactgaggacccatcccagctggggatgtattccagagacttgatttgaacctgcagtttattctatcgctgctgcaagcctgaaccaagaactttgccattactgtatgtaagtgattccatttaaccaattccaactctcatctctatctttttccttttatgaataaacctttagattttagattctaaaggattggcaacagcgtgattggtgggtaagatctgatttgtatattgacctgggtctggggcttggtcctttgggatcaggagaaccttttttcttttacttgggtattggttttcataaccatttgtccccataacgagtggtactggtggtgatactgggaaactggagtgtctaagggaattgcttgtgagacttgcggttagccagtggggtgagaccgaagtcctcttagtctggctggtttggtttgccttagaggtggaaaaacccccagccttgggctgtaactgccccgtttgagcaatttgtcctgagttggcactctcagttgggtcccgccagaaccgcatggTCACAAGGTCACTCAGCACCGGGGCTTGAATTGTGCCGGAACACTCCGGAACGCCATTCTAGCACCTTCTTGAGGAGCTGCAATGGCATTTGGGTACTGCCAGTATCACTTAGCGGTGGCATTGGAAGCATGTTCcagtacttttttcttttttttaaggacTGGAGCACTTCTCAGTATGTAGCAGCCTCATGCCCACTTTCCTGAGCCCAAGGACTGCAGACAAGCTGAGGGACTTGGACCCCAGCCCAGAGAATGCCCTGGAGCGGTGAGGAACATGAGTTTAGTGTTGattgttttgtatgatctgcGCTCTCCTGTGCTCTACATGATTAAGTATAAAAGTGCATTCACGTGTTAGACTCTCAGGAAAGTGTCTCGCTCTTCACAACTACTGCATGTCCCCGAGGGGTTCAATGCTAAAACTGACACATCACACCTtttggagttctgggagagaggTGTGTTTAAATATCAGGAAGTCAGAGGGGTCAGGGAAGCAACCAGAGGGACTAGGTAGCTGGACAGCAGCTTCCAACATGCACCAAAGTCTGTGCCCTAAGAGTGGGCCTAGGGATCCCGAGATGGGGGCAGTGGCTGGATTCTGTTCTTTATCCCAGGGATAAAGCGCTCACAGGCTGGAATGCCCCTCACAGCAATGTTAGtgggtggccagcagggggcacttacAAGGATATGACACGGGTCCTTCATCATAGTACTTTGTACTTATGCTTCTCTCTGAGCATGTTGAAGCATTttgcagcgggtggcgcctttttgtgtgtgttcgctccccctgctcttagaacctggctacaccCCTGCTAGTCAGGTCCCCAATCcacggctctgctcccctggagaGTCTGACCAGCAGAGCAGCAGACTCTGAGAGTCCCATCCGTGCCTCTCCGCAGCATTGCCGCCACCGGCCAGCTCAGCTCCTCCAGCACAGGGTCACTAGCTGCCCACTGGCCTCTCCTGCCCTAGGGCCGGGCACTGCTGGCTttcctggggctctgcagggggctgccCGGCGGTGACGGTCACCCATCTGCCTCTGATTCCAGCATCCcgccagctccccgccccagggaGACCAGCAACCAGCCAGGCTGCGTGTGGAACCAGGGGCAGCTCCGGTGCGTCTGCCAGAGGCAGGCGGCCAGGACCCACCACACTCACCCCGAGAGCCAGACTCTCCTGTCCCCGCAAGTGAAGACCCTTCGCTGCCCCGGTCCCTGGCTCTGCTACCTACAggtctgtgcagggccggctttaggccgattcagccgattcagctgaattgggccccgcgccaagagagccccgcgccgcagctctccaccccgcccccagctcacttccccctcctcccctcccctgaacgctccgccccctgctcctccccagcccctgcttcccgcgaatcagtggttcgcgggaagtctgaaaagaagcaggggcaggtaGCAACAGGTAAcccggggtggcggggggcgcgagaagggctccggggaggcacggcctagtccggccccggttccggccgagcgcgccggggcttcggcttcggcccccccggcccggcccccgcggcttcggcttcggcccccccggcccggcccccgcggcttcggcttcggcccccccggcccggcccccgcggcttcgGCTTCGGCCCCCGTGGCTTcggcccccccggcccggcccccgcggcttcggcttcggcccgcccggcccggcctggcccccgcggcttcggcttcggcccgcccggcccggcctggcccccgcggcccggccccggccccccgaGGGACtctgggccggacccaagcccggtgAACACAGCCGGAGTGCGGctcgattcatagattcatagattctaggactggaagggacctcgagaggtcatcgagtccagtcccctgcccgcatggcaggaccaaatactgtctagaccatccctgatagacatttatctaacctactcttaaatatctccagagatggagattccacaacctccctaggcaatttattccagtgtttaaccaccctgacagttaggaactttttcctaatgtccaacctagacctctcttgctgcagtttaagcccattgcttcttgttctatcctcagaggctaaggtgaacaagttttctccctcctccttatgacagccttttagatacctgaaaactgctatcatgtcccctctcagtcttctcttttccaaactaaacaaacccaattctttcagccttccttcataggtcatgttctcaagacctttaatcattcttgttgctcttctctggaccctttccaatttctccacatctttcttgaaatgcggtgcccagaactggacacaatactccagctgaggcctaaccagagcagagtagagcggaagaatgacttctcgtgtcttgctcacaacacacctgttaatacatcccagaatcatgtttgctttttttgcaacagcatcacactgttgactcctatttagcttgtggtccactataacccctagatccctttctgccgtactccttcctagacagtctcttcccattctgtatgtgtgaaactgattttttcttcctaagtggagcactttgcatttgtctttgttaaacttcatcctgtttaactcagaccatttctccaatttgtccagatcattttgaattatgaccctgtcctccaaagcagttgcaatccctcccagtttggtatcatccgcaaacttaataagcgtactttctatgccaatatctaagtcgttaatgaagatattgaacagagccggtcccaaaacagacccctgcggaaccccactcgttatgcctttccagcaggattgggaaccattaataacaactctctgagtacggttatccagccagttatgcacccaccttatagtagccccatctaaattgtatttgcctagtttatcgataagaatatcatgcgagaccgtatcaaatgccttactaaagtctaggtataccacatccacagcttctcccttatccacaagactccttatcctatcaaagaaagctatcagattggtttgacatgatttgttctttacaaatccatgctggctgttccctatcaccttaccaccttccaagtgtttgcagatgatttccttaattacttgctccattatcttccctggcacagaagttaaactaactggtctgtagtttcctgggttgtttttatttccctttttatagatgggcactatatttgcccttttccagtcttctggaatctctcccgtctcccatgattttccaaagataatagctagaggctcagatacctcctctattagctccttgagtattctaggatgcatttcatcaggccctggtgacttgcaggcatctaacttttctaagtgatttttaacttgttctttttttattttatctgctaaacctacccccttcccattagcatgcactatgttaggcattccttcagacttttcggtgaagaccgaaataaagaagtcattaagcatctctgccatttccaagtttcctgttactgtttctccctcttcactaagcagtgggcctaccctgtctttggtcttcctcttgcttctaatgtattgataaaaagtcttcttgttcccctttattcccgtagctagtttgagctcattttgtgcctttgcctttctaatcttgcccctgcattcctgtgttgtttgcctatattcatcctttgtaatctgtcctagtttccattttttgtaggactcctttttattttttagatcatgcaagatatCTGTTTCTAgctataaaggtagttaagctctggaacaggtttccaagggaggttgtggaatccccatcagtggAGAAGAAAAAGACGCCCCCTTCCCCAACGAGCTTCACACAGACAGTAGGTTCCTGTCCCCAGAAGCTTAAGGTAATGACCTTCAATCACCaatgacctgggctggatttgaattaGGGACTCAAGACTTCCGATTTCATTATGAGTCTTGTGTCACACCTACTCCCCCACAAAGGCAGGTGTGTTAGTTCAAAGACAAACCTGCCACCGTTACCACGATGGACTCATGTCCTCGCTTCCTTTGTCCTTTTTTCCAGGACTTTTGATGACCTAAACACCGAAATGGAATTTGAGAGTCACTCTAGATTTCAACTTCCTCTTTGATTTCTCAACTCAGCAAAATTTGGGTCTGTGTGTCATCACGTACTTGATCTGATGTCTGTGTTTCCCTAAAATTCTGCTGTATAAAGCTGGCACAAAGGTCTGTGGTTCAGCATCAGACGAAGGAGGAGAACTTGTTCAGCTGCTGCCGCTCCTCCTCACCCAGCAGAAGCATGAAGGTCTGTGTGGCTGCCTTCGCTGTTCTCCTCATCGCTGCCCTCTGCTCCCAGGCCCATTCTCAGCTTGGTAAGTCCTGTTTCTCTTCTGCCTTCCTGCAGCGCTCGGAGCTCTCACTCTCACTGCGGTTCAGACTATGTCAAGGTTGGTTTCAGGTGTAGGAAGGCTTGTAGTGAGGGAGCCCATGAAACAGCCATAAACTTCAGTTGGTCTAGCTGAAGTATCTCAGGGGTCTTCCTTCTCTGAGATGCCCGTGAGCAGTGACAGcaaggggtggagctgagggtcagCTAACCCTATTGGGACTGCAGGAGAAGCCTTCAGATCCTCAGACACCGTCAGCGATGGGTTAGAGAATCATTCAAGTCTCTTCTTTCCTTCCAGATGGCGTcaacaccccaacttcctgctgcTTCAGCTATGTTTCCAAGCCAATCCCACGGAGCCTTGTGGTGAAGTACCAGCACACCAGCATCAAGTGCTCCTTGCCGGCTGTAATGTGAGTATGATTTTCGGGCAGATGTTCTATGTTCATGCAGAGAAACAACCCTATAGGATGAACGGATTTGGGAGGGAATCTGCAGGGCTCTTGTAATACAAATGTCAGGCATTTTTAACCCCTGGGTAAAAGACAATTATTCAAAAGTTCTCCACATTCCCCTGTGGCCTCTAGAGGCCTTCAAAATACCTACAATAGGTAGCTTAAGAGAACAAGGACAGATTGATGTTTTGCAGACTCATGGAGAAGGTTCATGCTTGAGCCCTTGCTCTGGGTTCTTGCATCAGGGAGTGACACAGCTTTCAGTTCCTCGAGTAACTCAGCAGCAGGGGGTTGCGAAAGCATTCTCATGCAGCTCTCTTTGAGCGGGCAGCAAGAAAGCCGGGGTATCTTGAGCATTCCAGTAGGGGCAGACGGGGCCAGAGCCACAGCTGGGGTAAATGGGCATAGCTACACCTGCTGCAGATCTAACCTGCAAGCACGCCACTAGCGAGAGTAACAAAGGGTGGGCAGGGGACAGACTGAGGAAGAAGAAGGGTTGCAGCAGTGATCCCCCTGGGTCGCTCAGATTAGGGATACACACCATTTTAGATGATCGCTGATACTCATTCCATGGGCATGGAGGAAGAAGTGAGTCAGCAGAAGGGATATGCATGGAACCAGGGTAGTGGctcagtgggaccagaatttaGGAGGATGTCCCTTATGTCAAGGGCTGGACATTGCACCAGGGTAAGGTCACCTGCTGGGGTGAGGCCCCGGTGGTAAAGTCAAAGCTGGAGACGCTGATCCAGTGATTTTTATCCCCATGATATCCAAGGTCGGAGGCAGCTTAAATCCCTCTGTCTGGGGGATGGTGCTACAGCTGAGTGACAGGCACTCGCTGTAACGTTATTGACctgctgcattctgattggctgagacaATAGGCCTGACATGTGCGGCAGTCAGTCACAGATCAGCTTCTCCACAGTAGGGTTCAGCGAAGGTTTCACCTTTAAAAAAGCAGAGTCCTCATTGGCTGattattctttaaaaatgctCAGTGTTGTTGGCCAACACAGAATCCATCTGGTGTCCACGATCTGCTCTGCCGTAGCTTGTGTCCCAGGGGATCCACTTTCCTTCTTCTCCCTGTGAAGATTCTGAACCGAGTTTTTATCTCTGCAGCTTTACCACTAAAAAAGGCCGGGAAGTCTGCTCCGATCCCAATACACGATGGGTCCAGGAGTACATCAAGCAGGTGAAACAAAACTGACGAGCCCCTGACGGCAACAGCTGCTGGCGACCGTCCCGAAAGCCCCTGGAGGTCGCGGGAGGCAATTGCTCCTCCCACAAAGaacttattttaatatattatttgtAATGTTTATTTTTGAACTAGAACAacaatttattatatttaaattatttgtgtTTAAGTTAAATCAATGTCAATTTCTTTTGattgaacaaaataaaaaaaggcaaTTGAAATATTCGGCTGTGCCTGTTAATGAGGATTTAGGATTCAAGATCATAAAATGTGATGTGTTTACACATATCTCTGGGCCTGCGCACCTTTGAATGCTCCGGGCTGTCTCTCTGAAGCTTTTGCAGGAGTGATCCCTGATCTGGGGGGATGAGGGTCTCAGCAGCATACCTCTGGCGATATCAATTTCCAATTAAAATAATCCAACCCCAACCTTTTACAGCTGGAAGTTAAAGGGATAAGGTTGAAAAACCAAGTTATATTTATAAAACAAGGGTGAAATTTGCCTGCagtggagcagtgtggggccagggctggagacACGAGTGAACAGCTCTAGTcaaagatgggggagggagtATGGCCTGGTGGTTAGAACACTGGCTCTGAACCTTTTCAATACTAGGCCCCCTCCCTGACTTAGCAACATGGGAAGGAGAGGGTGGTTGTGACCCCCTGATTCCTGTTCAtgacaccccctcccacaactcaggacccccagttgagaaccaacAGGTGGGAGGAGCCACAGGCCTGGAACCCAGGTTGGGTAGCTCCTAGGCAGCTGCTGTGTCCATACTGCCACCTCTGGCAACTGGGAGAACTGCAAGCTATGAGTCCTACTGGCTCACGCCCCACCGGATGTCCCGCCCACAGAGGCCCTGAGTGGCAGTGCCCATGGTGTTTCCTGATTGGCCCAGGCATGCTATTTAAGGCATAGGGAAAACACCTGTAGGCTGCTGTGCAACTAGGGGGATCTCTGGCTTGGTGCTGCAACAGACCCTTCTGTGTGCTCCTGATACCTTGCCTTGTTCctggtcccagccctgctcctgg is part of the Emys orbicularis isolate rEmyOrb1 chromosome 17, rEmyOrb1.hap1, whole genome shotgun sequence genome and encodes:
- the LOC135890930 gene encoding C-C motif chemokine 3-like, which produces MKVCVAAFAVLLIAALCSQAHSQLDGVNTPTSCCFSYVSKPIPRSLVVKYQHTSIKCSLPAVIFTTKKGREVCSDPNTRWVQEYIKQVKQN